One genomic segment of Sphingobacteriales bacterium includes these proteins:
- a CDS encoding penicillin acylase family protein: MRIIRFLLSLFGTILLILALNTPIGNWPVVGSLVAQSPAGNLPPLAPFTSPFDGYLQNAEPAVLKIPKELSIKGLNNPVEIIYDDRLVPHIYAQNNHDLYYAQGFVVAQHRLWQMDFLARASAGQMSEIVGSKAIPFDKMRRRLGLSMGAQALTDKLLADTATNQIINAFVDGVNAYIESLTYKNWPFEFKLLNYQPQKWSPHKIGLLAMALTDDLTGNSRDLELTNALKLFDERIVNILYPDVYDGQDPIIPSGTDWDFDAITAKFADTTQYWQHYPQQNPEKDKKNLPQNAQNLPNENKNNCTTAEAYLPNNFYPEVYDPNLEGIGSNNWAVSGAKSSTGKPLLCNDPHLKLQLPSIWFEVELNAPDINCYGVSLPGTPGILIGFNKNIAWGITNSGRDVKDWYHITFKDSTRNLYLYDGQWKPTIQKTDTIFVRNAPAYIDTVFFTHHGPVVYTPNPQLGDDLALKWVAHQAYGNPILTFYQLNRAKNYAEYEKAIANFATPGQNIVFAEKNGNIAIWQQGNFPLKWQGQGRFVLDGSKPQHDWQGFIPQQHNPHILNPVRGFVSSANQHPTDPTYPYYYISPDFEFYRNRRINEQLHKTDKFSPQDLMRLQNDNYNLQAAELLPVLLNHLDSAKTSFSAPESLAFDTLTNWAKNPVNDPQRWGPSFYDAFFYQINLKLWDELDTAGRVFPQWPATNKIIATNFNFKLIDNAKTPNKIETLNDIINDAFKQSVIDIAEWQVKHPKTSMAWSNYRGITIQHLARIPSLSYMDLPVGGGKSIVNASTKTTGPSWRMVVALGDMPQAWGVLPGGQSGNPGSRYYATGLNDWAAGNYYELQFWPDPNQAKPEKILAKQVLKQ, encoded by the coding sequence ATGCGTATTATACGGTTTTTGCTTTCACTTTTTGGCACTATTTTGCTCATATTAGCCTTAAATACACCCATAGGTAATTGGCCAGTTGTAGGAAGTTTGGTTGCACAATCGCCGGCCGGAAATTTACCCCCGCTTGCCCCTTTTACAAGTCCTTTTGATGGTTATTTGCAAAATGCCGAGCCTGCAGTTTTAAAAATACCCAAAGAATTATCTATTAAAGGGCTAAACAACCCTGTAGAAATTATTTATGACGACCGGTTAGTGCCACATATCTACGCGCAAAACAACCACGACTTATACTACGCACAAGGCTTTGTAGTGGCACAACACAGGCTTTGGCAAATGGATTTTTTAGCGCGTGCCTCGGCCGGGCAAATGTCCGAAATTGTAGGCAGCAAAGCCATCCCTTTCGATAAAATGCGCCGCCGGCTTGGGCTGTCTATGGGCGCGCAGGCTTTAACCGACAAATTATTGGCCGATACCGCCACTAATCAAATAATTAACGCCTTTGTTGATGGGGTAAATGCTTACATCGAGTCGTTGACGTATAAAAATTGGCCTTTCGAGTTTAAACTGCTTAATTACCAGCCCCAAAAATGGTCGCCGCATAAAATTGGCCTGCTGGCCATGGCTTTAACCGATGATTTAACTGGTAACTCGCGCGATTTAGAATTGACAAATGCACTCAAATTGTTTGATGAACGAATTGTTAATATTTTATATCCGGATGTTTACGACGGCCAAGACCCAATTATTCCATCCGGAACTGATTGGGATTTTGACGCTATTACCGCCAAATTTGCCGACACCACCCAATATTGGCAACACTACCCACAACAAAATCCGGAAAAAGACAAAAAAAATCTGCCTCAAAATGCCCAAAATTTACCCAACGAAAATAAAAATAACTGTACTACGGCAGAAGCATACTTGCCAAACAATTTTTATCCGGAGGTTTATGACCCCAACCTCGAAGGTATTGGCAGCAACAATTGGGCTGTGTCGGGCGCAAAAAGCAGTACCGGAAAACCTTTGCTTTGCAACGACCCACATTTAAAACTACAACTGCCTTCAATATGGTTTGAAGTCGAGCTAAACGCACCCGACATTAATTGCTACGGCGTATCGTTGCCGGGCACACCGGGCATTTTAATTGGATTTAATAAAAATATTGCTTGGGGCATTACCAACTCAGGGCGCGATGTAAAAGACTGGTATCATATTACATTTAAAGACAGTACACGCAATTTATATTTATACGACGGGCAATGGAAACCTACCATCCAAAAAACAGACACCATTTTTGTACGCAACGCCCCAGCTTATATAGATACGGTATTTTTTACCCATCATGGCCCTGTTGTTTATACTCCAAACCCCCAGTTGGGCGATGATTTAGCCCTTAAATGGGTTGCCCACCAAGCCTACGGCAACCCTATTTTAACATTTTACCAACTAAACCGCGCTAAAAATTATGCCGAGTATGAAAAAGCGATTGCCAATTTTGCCACACCTGGCCAAAATATTGTCTTTGCCGAAAAAAATGGCAACATCGCTATTTGGCAACAAGGTAATTTTCCGCTTAAATGGCAGGGGCAAGGCCGCTTTGTGTTAGATGGCAGCAAACCACAACACGACTGGCAAGGATTTATACCGCAGCAGCACAATCCGCATATTTTAAACCCAGTGCGCGGCTTTGTAAGTTCGGCCAACCAGCACCCCACCGACCCTACCTACCCCTACTACTACATCTCGCCCGATTTTGAATTTTATCGCAATCGCCGGATCAATGAACAACTGCATAAAACCGATAAATTTTCGCCGCAAGACCTGATGCGCCTGCAAAACGACAATTATAATTTGCAAGCCGCCGAACTACTGCCGGTTTTATTAAACCATTTAGATAGTGCTAAAACAAGTTTCTCGGCCCCCGAAAGTTTGGCCTTCGACACCTTAACCAACTGGGCAAAAAACCCTGTAAATGACCCCCAACGCTGGGGGCCAAGTTTTTACGATGCTTTTTTTTACCAAATTAACCTAAAACTTTGGGACGAATTAGATACCGCCGGACGGGTTTTTCCGCAATGGCCTGCAACAAATAAAATAATTGCCACCAATTTTAACTTTAAACTAATAGACAACGCCAAAACACCCAACAAAATTGAAACCCTTAACGATATAATTAATGATGCCTTCAAACAAAGCGTTATTGATATTGCCGAATGGCAGGTTAAACACCCCAAAACCTCGATGGCATGGAGCAATTACCGAGGCATAACCATACAACATTTAGCCCGGATACCCTCGCTAAGTTATATGGACTTACCCGTTGGCGGGGGTAAAAGTATTGTAAATGCAAGCACCAAAACAACAGGCCCAAGCTGGCGAATGGTAGTTGCCCTTGGCGATATGCCGCAGGCGTGGGGGGTATTGCCAGGCGGTCAATCGGGCAACCCCGGAAGCCGATACTATGCCACCGGATTAAACGACTGGGCAGCAGGCAATTATTATGAACTGCAATTTTGGCCTGACCCTAACCAAGCCAAACCCGAAAAAATATTGGCTAAACAAGTATTAAAACAATAG
- a CDS encoding magnesium transporter CorA family protein, with the protein MIKYYAKERGGILQELLHAQRGCWINVYPPYNRQEINLLSEELDVPLDYFFDSLDIDERSRYEQEDGVQFIVLKIPIKNMVEDDSEAVYLTIPIGIIEVDDYILTISAFENPVIDYFLTRNPREFESTDHSHFALLLFERTVFYFLHYLKFINNQRNLYEKELYNSSRNQELSKLMRLQKSLVYFVTTPARQRNVDDAYATKQFFKYPGKRRARRLF; encoded by the coding sequence ATGATTAAATACTACGCCAAAGAACGCGGTGGCATATTGCAAGAGCTACTCCACGCACAACGCGGCTGCTGGATTAACGTTTACCCACCCTATAACCGACAGGAAATTAACTTGTTGAGTGAAGAATTGGATGTTCCGTTAGACTACTTTTTTGATAGTTTAGATATTGACGAAAGGTCGCGATACGAGCAAGAGGATGGCGTACAGTTTATAGTACTAAAAATACCCATAAAAAACATGGTCGAAGATGATAGCGAAGCGGTGTATCTTACCATCCCAATAGGCATTATTGAGGTTGATGACTATATTTTAACCATTAGCGCCTTCGAAAATCCGGTTATAGATTACTTTTTAACCCGCAACCCGCGCGAGTTTGAATCGACTGACCATAGCCATTTTGCCCTGCTTTTGTTTGAAAGAACAGTTTTTTATTTTTTGCACTATCTTAAATTTATTAATAACCAGCGCAATTTATACGAAAAAGAACTGTATAACAGCAGCCGAAACCAAGAGTTAAGCAAACTAATGCGCCTGCAAAAAAGTTTAGTTTACTTTGTAACTACCCCTGCGCGACAACGAAATGTTGATGATGCGTATGCAACGAAGCAATTTTTTAAATATCCGGGAAAAAGAAGAGCGCGAAGACTTTTTTGA
- a CDS encoding polyprenyl synthetase family protein: protein MAVSFREIRASIDAELKLFEKKFEASVKSKVPLLDKVMYYIVQRKGKQMRPMFVFLSAKIAGQINESTYRGAALVELLHTATLIHDDVVDDAYQRRGFFSVNALWKNKVAVLVGDYLLSKGLLLSLDNGDFELLQIVSRAVRDMSEGELLQMEHSRRLNVSEAVYYDIIRKKTATLIASACSVGAASVGGNASQFWQIGETIGMAFQIRDDLLDLGDEETGKPHGIDIQEKKLTLPIIYALQNASSSDKQRIIYLVKNHHNNKAKINEVVQFVQQSGGIDYARQKMQTYIDQAMQLFSQLPPSETLTALKNLVEYTISRSH, encoded by the coding sequence ATGGCTGTTTCTTTCCGCGAAATTCGGGCTTCAATTGATGCCGAGTTGAAATTGTTTGAAAAAAAATTTGAGGCTTCGGTTAAGTCTAAAGTTCCTTTGCTTGACAAAGTGATGTACTATATTGTGCAGCGCAAGGGCAAACAAATGCGCCCTATGTTTGTATTTTTAAGTGCTAAAATTGCCGGACAAATTAACGAATCGACCTACCGTGGCGCGGCATTGGTTGAGCTGCTGCATACCGCCACCCTAATACACGACGACGTGGTAGATGACGCTTATCAACGGCGAGGTTTTTTTTCGGTAAATGCCTTGTGGAAAAACAAAGTAGCCGTTTTAGTGGGCGACTATTTGCTGTCGAAAGGGTTGTTGCTGTCGTTAGATAATGGCGATTTTGAATTGCTGCAAATTGTATCGAGGGCAGTGCGCGACATGAGCGAGGGCGAACTGCTTCAAATGGAGCACTCGCGCAGGCTAAATGTAAGCGAAGCGGTATATTACGATATTATCCGGAAAAAAACAGCTACGCTTATTGCCTCGGCCTGTTCGGTTGGGGCAGCATCGGTTGGGGGCAACGCCTCACAGTTTTGGCAAATTGGCGAAACTATTGGCATGGCTTTTCAAATACGGGACGATTTGTTAGACTTAGGAGACGAAGAAACAGGTAAACCCCACGGCATTGATATTCAGGAAAAAAAACTGACCCTACCAATTATCTATGCCTTGCAAAATGCCAGCTCAAGCGATAAACAGCGTATCATATACCTTGTTAAAAACCACCACAATAACAAGGCAAAAATTAACGAAGTAGTACAATTTGTACAACAAAGCGGAGGCATAGATTACGCAAGGCAAAAAATGCAAACTTATATTGATCAAGCTATGCAATTATTTAGTCAACTGCCGCCTTCTGAGACTTTAACCGCCCTAAAAAATTTAGTTGAATATACCATAAGCCGCTCGCATTAA
- a CDS encoding CPBP family intramembrane metalloprotease, giving the protein MLQHGWVRASLYVFAFIIAALVFQVLGILVYGGITGQSFSEVAELQSPQIIFCLQLFGLGGTLLVTYLFCRFIDKRPMQSLGLAYHTPFLKHGLTGLLFGGVLITTGFVILWALGYLQASFSSSTNIGLILLQIAIMVVVSFNEEISMRGYVLNNFSQSIPPGWALLLSSVIFAVFHLLNANIAVLPFISLVLAGILLGVYYIGRKNLWFPIGLHFAWNFFQGPVLGFEVSGNNIGGSIIEQNLTGPNWLTGGSFGFEGSALALPIMVIGMFWVHKRYVERQDG; this is encoded by the coding sequence ATGTTACAACATGGTTGGGTGCGGGCAAGTTTATACGTTTTTGCCTTTATTATTGCCGCCTTAGTTTTTCAGGTATTGGGTATATTGGTTTATGGTGGCATAACTGGGCAAAGTTTTAGTGAAGTAGCCGAATTACAAAGTCCCCAAATTATTTTTTGTTTACAACTGTTTGGATTAGGTGGCACCTTGCTTGTCACCTACCTTTTTTGCCGTTTTATTGATAAACGCCCCATGCAAAGCCTTGGTTTAGCTTACCATACCCCGTTTTTGAAACATGGTTTAACGGGTTTGTTGTTTGGAGGTGTATTAATTACAACAGGTTTTGTTATTTTATGGGCATTGGGTTATTTGCAGGCAAGTTTTAGCAGTTCTACTAATATAGGTTTAATTTTATTGCAAATAGCCATTATGGTAGTTGTTTCGTTTAACGAAGAAATTTCGATGCGGGGGTATGTATTAAATAATTTTTCGCAATCAATACCGCCGGGGTGGGCTTTGTTATTGTCGTCTGTTATTTTTGCCGTTTTTCATCTATTAAATGCAAATATTGCCGTTTTACCGTTTATATCGTTAGTATTGGCGGGTATTTTGCTGGGTGTGTATTATATTGGGCGCAAAAATTTATGGTTTCCGATTGGGTTGCATTTTGCATGGAATTTTTTTCAGGGGCCCGTGCTGGGCTTTGAAGTAAGCGGCAACAATATAGGCGGCAGTATTATTGAACAAAATTTAACCGGACCAAATTGGCTAACAGGCGGAAGCTTTGGGTTTGAAGGGTCGGCATTAGCACTGCCAATTATGGTAATTGGTATGTTTTGGGTGCATAAACGTTATGTCGAGCGGCAAGACGGGTAA
- the lysM gene encoding peptidoglycan-binding protein LysM: MGLFSFIKNAGSKLFGKTPTPAAEERAATTERPVDDAQRELDLESMVNSLGLEIANLNVEVDGDRATVYGTANSFSNKEKTIIAVGNVEGIGSVDDQMEVVFPEEVERAIAEPESQMYTVQAGDTLSKIAKEFYGNANKYHEIFEANRPMLSHPDKIYVGQVLRIPANV, translated from the coding sequence ATGGGATTATTTTCGTTTATTAAAAATGCCGGTTCTAAATTATTTGGCAAAACCCCTACCCCCGCCGCCGAAGAGCGCGCTGCTACAACCGAACGCCCTGTTGATGATGCGCAACGCGAACTTGACCTCGAATCAATGGTTAACAGCCTTGGTTTAGAAATTGCCAACCTTAACGTTGAAGTTGACGGCGACCGCGCTACCGTTTATGGAACAGCCAACTCGTTTAGCAACAAAGAAAAAACCATTATTGCCGTTGGTAATGTTGAAGGTATTGGCAGTGTTGACGACCAAATGGAAGTGGTTTTTCCGGAAGAAGTTGAACGCGCTATTGCCGAACCCGAATCGCAAATGTACACCGTTCAAGCTGGCGATACCTTATCTAAAATTGCTAAAGAATTTTACGGCAACGCCAATAAATACCACGAAATTTTTGAGGCTAACCGCCCTATGCTCTCTCACCCCGACAAAATTTATGTGGGGCAGGTTTTGCGTATTCCAGCCAACGTATAA
- a CDS encoding 30S ribosomal protein S20, whose translation MAHHKSALKAIRQTEKRRLLNRYQKATARNVIKRIRKSHNKTEAAELLPMAASLIDKLVKRNIIHRNKAANLKSKLAHHVAKMH comes from the coding sequence ATGGCACATCATAAATCGGCATTAAAAGCCATTCGCCAAACTGAAAAACGCCGTTTATTAAACCGCTATCAAAAAGCTACCGCCCGCAACGTTATAAAACGCATTCGCAAATCGCATAATAAAACCGAAGCAGCCGAATTGTTGCCTATGGCGGCAAGTTTAATTGATAAATTGGTTAAACGAAATATTATCCACAGAAATAAAGCAGCTAATTTAAAATCAAAATTGGCACATCATGTTGCCAAGATGCACTAA
- a CDS encoding WD40 repeat domain-containing protein, which produces MQNKYLFILILLLFNTNIFAQLLYVQEANKMEHKTSDGKVHKIETLAFSPDAKWLATAGEGNDILIWDLGKNTLERTLKGHSQYINHVVFNQTGDKLASASDDGYVILWHVSTGQILKKIENAPPGNKYKGANFVLFDPTEQYLYFGGKNFRLNKCPVQGNSQPEEVFADLYILTTAAWTPDKKYLAIGCGKHIRFFDPVTKRTAFQITPNEDYVNDLCFSHDGSKLAAWSENGQLHLWEYPSRQPIFSQMAGDKGYSHILFSLDDKFLISGNSGTSYKIWDIETQELALQEKSHQQAVANFAFNNKSGQLYVAGSDGQLKSYNLSNKPFNIPAQPPTNTTSTPATTINRAITDKATIVFNNSTIQVEIWDDEKIDGDIVSLFFNDECVLKEYAIQKDKKAITLHLPEEQPCKLVLYAHNLGKTPPNTAALNVTDGKISRQIKLSSDMKKSEAIKLLYRAK; this is translated from the coding sequence ATGCAAAACAAGTATTTATTTATATTAATTTTACTATTATTTAATACCAATATATTTGCTCAACTATTGTATGTGCAGGAAGCAAACAAAATGGAGCATAAAACAAGCGACGGAAAAGTACATAAAATTGAAACATTAGCTTTTAGCCCTGATGCGAAGTGGTTAGCAACCGCAGGCGAGGGTAATGATATTTTAATTTGGGATCTTGGCAAAAATACCTTGGAGCGAACATTAAAAGGGCACTCACAATATATTAATCACGTGGTTTTTAACCAAACAGGCGACAAATTAGCATCGGCCAGCGACGATGGATATGTTATTTTATGGCATGTGTCAACTGGGCAAATACTTAAAAAAATTGAAAATGCACCTCCGGGCAATAAATACAAAGGGGCAAATTTTGTTCTTTTCGACCCTACGGAACAGTATTTATATTTTGGAGGCAAAAATTTTAGACTAAATAAATGTCCGGTGCAAGGCAATAGCCAACCGGAGGAAGTATTTGCCGACCTATATATTTTAACAACAGCAGCATGGACTCCGGATAAAAAATATTTGGCAATTGGCTGCGGAAAACATATTCGCTTTTTTGACCCCGTAACCAAACGAACTGCTTTTCAAATCACTCCAAATGAAGACTACGTAAACGATTTATGTTTTTCGCACGATGGCAGCAAATTAGCAGCGTGGAGCGAAAACGGCCAGTTACATTTATGGGAATATCCAAGCCGGCAACCCATTTTTAGCCAAATGGCCGGAGATAAAGGATACAGCCATATCTTGTTTAGTTTAGATGATAAGTTTTTGATTTCGGGAAACTCGGGCACAAGTTATAAAATATGGGATATTGAAACGCAAGAACTTGCCTTACAAGAAAAATCACACCAACAAGCAGTTGCAAACTTTGCTTTCAACAATAAATCCGGACAATTATACGTTGCCGGCAGCGATGGACAATTAAAATCGTACAATTTAAGCAATAAGCCATTTAATATACCCGCACAACCTCCAACAAATACAACCTCAACACCTGCAACTACTATAAACCGAGCCATAACCGACAAAGCCACTATTGTGTTTAACAACAGCACCATACAAGTTGAAATTTGGGATGATGAAAAAATTGACGGAGACATTGTATCTTTATTTTTTAACGACGAATGCGTTTTAAAAGAATACGCCATTCAAAAAGATAAAAAAGCCATAACTCTGCATTTACCCGAAGAACAGCCTTGCAAATTGGTGCTTTATGCGCATAATTTAGGCAAAACACCGCCCAACACAGCCGCATTAAACGTTACCGATGGCAAAATTAGTCGCCAAATTAAACTTTCATCTGATATGAAAAAAAGTGAGGCTATAAAATTGCTTTACCGGGCAAAATAA
- a CDS encoding NADH-quinone oxidoreductase subunit A: protein MVLLNSSINYVPILIQSIVALSFVGLVLLLTHLLGPNRKGKAKSETFECGIEVQGNARIPISIKYFMTAILFVLFDVEVIFFYPYAVNFKDMGVQGFIAVAMFVSFFLIGFYYVLRKGAFEWDK from the coding sequence ATGGTATTACTAAACAGTTCAATTAATTACGTTCCAATTTTAATACAATCAATTGTAGCATTAAGTTTTGTTGGCTTAGTGCTATTGTTAACCCACTTGTTAGGCCCAAATAGAAAGGGAAAAGCAAAATCAGAAACCTTTGAATGTGGTATTGAAGTTCAGGGAAATGCCCGGATACCCATTTCGATAAAATACTTTATGACTGCCATTTTGTTTGTACTTTTTGACGTAGAGGTTATATTTTTTTACCCCTATGCGGTAAACTTTAAAGATATGGGGGTACAAGGTTTTATAGCGGTAGCTATGTTTGTTTCGTTCTTTTTGATAGGGTTTTATTATGTATTGCGCAAAGGAGCATTTGAATGGGACAAATAG
- a CDS encoding Rpn family recombination-promoting nuclease/putative transposase, which produces MPDNKPHDALFKATFSQPEAAIGYIIKFLPNIAPLLNFERYERLADSYIQADLAEEMSDITYRFELVEKQKTGKNKSKKLKKNRTVSIAFLFEHKSFAPKYPHLQLMRYLLNKWMDDLKQLKHLEATIPIIIYHGQKTWHYKPFHTYFEDIPSEILKYIPNFDYHLTDISHYTKEDILNLKVQFLTNTFIAFKYYKTPDKLLAEAQYLFDTLTELYDNEIATAYFSTLLTYIIRHQVISIDIIKIIKTMPTKTRPIFKNLYDKIVFESEERGEVRGKEIGKEIGKEIGKEIGKEIGKEIGKEIGKEIGKEEQLLQDRISIIRNGLQQGFDLTSLSLLLDLSVADIKEIIAKNNLNQG; this is translated from the coding sequence ATGCCCGACAATAAACCACACGACGCACTATTTAAGGCTACCTTTAGCCAGCCAGAAGCCGCTATAGGCTATATTATTAAATTTTTGCCAAATATTGCACCACTTCTAAACTTTGAACGCTATGAACGCTTGGCCGACTCGTATATACAAGCCGATTTAGCCGAAGAAATGTCTGACATAACCTACCGGTTTGAATTAGTTGAAAAACAAAAAACAGGAAAAAATAAATCAAAAAAATTAAAAAAGAATCGAACTGTAAGTATCGCCTTTTTGTTTGAACATAAAAGTTTTGCACCAAAATACCCGCATCTGCAATTGATGCGTTATTTGTTAAACAAGTGGATGGATGACTTAAAACAACTAAAACACCTCGAAGCTACTATACCAATTATAATTTATCATGGGCAAAAAACCTGGCACTATAAACCATTTCACACCTATTTTGAAGACATCCCATCTGAAATTTTAAAATATATACCAAATTTTGATTACCATTTAACAGATATTAGCCACTATACAAAAGAAGATATACTAAATTTAAAAGTACAATTTTTAACAAATACATTCATTGCCTTTAAATACTACAAAACTCCGGATAAATTATTAGCAGAAGCCCAATATTTATTTGATACTTTAACCGAATTATACGACAACGAAATTGCAACAGCCTATTTTTCAACCCTACTGACATATATCATTAGACATCAGGTAATTTCTATAGACATCATAAAAATTATTAAAACTATGCCAACCAAAACACGCCCAATATTTAAAAACCTATACGACAAAATTGTTTTTGAAAGTGAAGAACGCGGCGAAGTACGCGGGAAAGAAATTGGTAAAGAAATCGGAAAAGAAATCGGAAAAGAAATCGGAAAAGAAATCGGAAAAGAAATCGGAAAAGAAATCGGAAAAGAAATCGGAAAAGAAGAACAATTACTGCAAGACCGTATTTCTATTATCCGGAATGGACTGCAACAAGGATTCGACCTAACCTCGCTTAGCTTACTATTAGACCTGTCAGTAGCCGACATAAAAGAAATAATTGCCAAAAATAATTTAAATCAAGGCTAA